The genomic region TTCATCTCCATCGTCGCCTACGACATGACGAAGCGCTTCGAGGATCTCCATGCCGTGCACATGCGTGTCGGCGCGCTGCCGAAGTATCCGACGAATGCGCTCAAATACAATCTCACCTGGTCCACCGACGGGCTCATCAACGAATACTGCAACCCCTGCGAGGCGGTGGTCGGCGGCAAGCTCAAGGAGGTGCCGCCGCTCGAAGAGGTCGAGCATTTCTCGCTCGACGGCGTCACCTACGAGGCCTTCAACACCTCGGGCGGCCTCGGCACGCTCGCCGAGACGCTCGCCGGGCGGGTGCAGTATCTCAACTATCGCACGGTCCGCTATCCCGGGCACCGGGATCTCGTGAAGATGCTGCTGCATGACCTGCGGCTCGCAGAGCGCCGGGATCTGCTGAAAGACATCTTCGAGCACGCGATCCCGATGACGACCCAGGATGTCGTGCTGATCTTCGTCACCGTCTCGGGCCACCGGGAGGGCCGCTTCCTGCAGGAATCCTACGCCCACAAGATCTATGCCGAGGAGCTCTTCGGCCGGCGCTGGAGCGCGATCCAGATCACGACCGCGGCCGGGATCACCGCGGTGCTGGATCTGCTGCGCGAAGGCCGCATTCCCGACCGGAGCTTCGTGCGCCAGGAGGACATCGCGCTCGATGCCTTCCTCGCCAACCGCTTCGGCCGTTTCTACGCGCGCCGGCCGGGGTCCGATGCGCCGAGGGTGGAAAGCCGGCTGGCGGGCTGAGGGCCGGAACGGCGGACAGGGAGAGACCCGGTGCAGGCGGACGCGCGTGCAGCCGACGTGATCCTCGACATACTGGCGGCCGCCGGCGTGCGCCATGTCTTCGGGGTGCCGGGCGAATCCTATCTGGCGCTGCTCGATGCCTTCGTGGGGCGCCGCGACATCGCCTTCGTCACCTGCCGGCACGAGGCCGCGGCCGCCAACATGGCCGAGGCCGCCGGCAAGCTCACGGGCCGGCCCGGCGTGGTGGCGGTGACCCGCGGCCCCGGCGCGACCCAGGCGAGCGTCGGCCTGCACACCGCCTTCCAGGATTCGACGCCGCTCGTCTGCCTCGTCGGCCAGGTGGCGCGCGGCATGCGCGACCGCGAGGCCTTCCAGGAGATCGAGTACCGCCGCTTCTTTGCCGAGCTCACCAAATGGACGGGCGAGGTGCAGGATCCCGCGCGCATGGCCGAATACGCGGCCCGGGCGGTGGCGACGGCGCTCGCCGGCCGCCAGGGGCCGGTGGCGCTGGCGCTGCCGGAGGACATCCTCGCCGCCCCGGCCCCGCGCCTCGGCCTGCCGCCGCTCGGCCCCGTCCAGGCTGCGCCCGATCCGGCCGTTGTCGCCGATGTGGCGCGGATGCTGGGCGAAGCCGAACGGCCGCTCGTCCTCGTCGGCGGCGGGCCGTGGCAGGAAGAGGAGGCGCGCGCCTTCGCCTCGGCCTGCGCGCAGGCGGCGATTCCGGTTGCGGCGAGCTTCCGCGCCCAGTCGCTCATCGACAATGAATCGCCGGCCTATGCCGGCCATCTCGGCATCGGCGCCAACCCGGCCCTCGTCGAGCGCCTGAGGGCCGCCGATCTCGTCGTCGCGATCGGCCCGCGGCTCGGCGAGATGACGACCGACCGCTACGGCCGCATCACCCCGCCGGTGCCGGAGGTCCGGCTCGTCCATGTCCATGCCGGCGCCGAGGAACTGGGCCGCGTCTATCGCCCCGAGGTCGCGGTGAACGCCGCACCGGGGCGTTTTGCCGCGGCGCTGGCGGAGGCCCTCGATCCGGCCGGTGCCGGCCGGCGGCGGGCGTGGTTCGAGGCGGCGCGGGCCGACGAGCTGGCCTGGCGCGCGCCGATTCCGAACCCCGGTCGCGTGCAGGTCGCGGACTTCTACGCCGCCCTGCGCCGCCGGCTGCCGGAAGAGGCCATTATCACCAACGGTGCGGGCAACTATGCCGCCTTCCTCCACCGCTTCTTCGTCTACCGCGGCTTCCGGACCCAGATCGCGCCGACCTCGGGGGCGATGGGCTACGGCGTGCCGGCCGGGATCGCCGCCGCACTCACCCGCCCCGACCGGCCGGTGGTGGCGGTGGCCGGAGACGGCTGCTTCATGATGGCGGCGGCGGAGCTCGCCACCGCCGCGGCCGCGGGTGCGAATGTGCTGTTCGTGGTCGCCAACAACGGCATGTACGGCACGATCCGCATGCATCAGGAGCGGGATTTTCCGGGCCGCGTCTCGGGCACCGGACTCCGGAACCCCGACTTCGTGGCGCTGGCGGCAAGCTTCGGGATCGAGGCCTGGCGGATCGCATCCGATGACGAGCGCGAGCGGGTGCTGGATGCGGCGCTGGCGGCGGACGGCCCGCGGCTCATCGAGCTCATGGTGGACCCGCGGGCGATCGCGCCGGGCCGCACGCTCGGCTGAGGAAGAGGCGGACGGGAACGGGATGAAGGGAGCGCGAAGATGACGGTCGATCAGGTGCTGGAATCGCTGGGGCTCGATCCGCAGGCGCTGAACACGGGCGACCGGCCGGTGCGCTCGCCGATCGACGGGCGGGTGTTCGCGCATGTGGCGGACGACACGGCCGAGACCCTCGACGCCAGGATCGCCCGCGCCGCCGAGGCCTTCCGCGCATGGCGGATGGTGCCGGCGCCGAGACGCGGCGAGCTGATCCGCATCTTCGGCAACGTCCTGCGCGCCCACAAGGAGGCGCTGGGGCGGCTGGTGACCATCGAATGCGGCAAGATCCTGGAGGAGGGCCGCGGCGAGGTCCAGGAGATGATCGACATCTGCGATTTCGCGGTGGGGCTCTCGCGCCAGCTCTACGGGCTGACCATCGCCTCCGAGCGGCCGCATCACGCCATGCGCGAGATCTGGCATCCGCTGGGGCCGATCGGGGTGATTTCGGCCTTCAACTTCCCCGTCGCGGTCTGGGCCTGGAACTTCGCGATCGCGATCGTGTGCGGCGATCCGGTGGTCTGGAAGCCCTCGGAGAAGACGCCGGTCACCGCGCTCGCCTGCCGGCGGCTGTTCGAGAAGGCGCTCGCGGAGTATGGAGAGGCGCCGGAGGGATTGATGGAGGTGGTGATCGGCGGGCGCGAGATCGGCGAGAGGCTCGCGGACGATCCGCGCCTGCCGCTGATCTCGGCCACCGGCTCCTGCCGCATGGGCCGCGCCGTGGGCCCCAGGGTCGCGGCCCGCATGGGCCGCGCGCTGCTGGAGCTGGGCGGCAACAACGCGATCATCGTGGCACCCTCCGCCGATCTCGATCTCGCCGTGCGTGCGATCACCTTCGGCGCGGTGGGCACCGCCGGCCAGCGCTGCACCACGACGCGCCGGCTGATCGTCCACGAATCCGTCCATGACGCACTGCTCGCGCGCCTGAAGAAGGCCTATGAGAGCATCTCCATCGGCAATCCGCTCGAAGGCCATCTCGTCGGCCCGCTGATCGACCGCGCGGCGTATGAGGCGATGGAGGCGGCGCTCGATCGCGCCCGGGCCGAGGGCGGCGTCGTCTTCGGCGGCGGCCGGGTTCTCGCCGATCAATATCCCGAGGCCTATTATGTGCGGCCCGCGATCGTCGAAATGCCGGAGCAGAAGGGCATCATGCTGGAGGAGACCTTTGCGCCGATCCTCTATGTGGTGCGCTACCGCGAGCTCGAGGAGGCGATCGCGCTCAACAACGCCGCCGCCCAGGGCCTGTCGTCGGCGATCTTCACGAACGACCTGCGCGAGGCCGAGCTCTTCGTCTCGCCCATCGGCTCGGACTGCGGCATCGCCAATGTCAACATCGGCACATCGGGTGCCGAGATCGGCGGCGCCTTCGGCGGCGAGAAGGAGACCGGCGGCGGGCGCGAATCGGGCTCGGACGCCTGGAAGGCCTACATGCGGCGGATGACGACCACCGTGAACTACGGCCGCGACCTGCCGCTCGCCCAGGGGATCCGGTTCGAGGTCTGACGACCGGTCCGGCGGCCTCTCCCCTCGTCAGCTGCCGCCACCGCGTCATGGGTTCGCCGATCAATTCGGCGAACGACGTATCGGTCATCGGTGATCGGAATGGCCGGCGCCACTCGGCACTCCCTTTCCACGTCATCCACCGCCTTGACCGGCGGATCCGGCCCCTCTCCTCGTCATCCGCCGGCTTGACCGGCGGATCCGGCCCCTCTCCTCGTCATCCGCCGGCTTGACCGGCGGATCCAGCCCCTCTCCTCGTCATCCGCCGGCTTGACCGGCGGATCCGGCCCCTCTCCTCGTCATCCGCCGGCTTGACCGGCGGATCCAGCAGGAAGCGGGGCCAATCCCGAGCGCCGGGCTTGTCTTCGCCAGCGCACGGGTTCGCCGGTGCAGCGGCAGGGGAAGCAACCCCAGGCGCCCGGACCGACACGCATGGCGGCTGGATTCGCCGCTTTCGCGGCGAATGACGAAAATGTGAGCGTCATCCGCCGGCTTGACCGGCGGATCCAGCAGGAAGCGGGGCCAATCCCGAGCGCCGGGCTCGTCTTCGCCAGCGCACGGGTTCGCCGGTGCAGCGGCAGGGGGAGCAACCCCAGGCGCCCGGACCGACACGCATGGCGGCTGGATTCGCCGCTTTCGCGGCGAATGACGAAAATGTGAGCGTCATCCGCCGGCTTGACCGGCGGATCCAGCAGGAAGCGGGGCCGGCGTCCGGCCTTGGCGCGGGCGCGGCCGCCTCATGGGTTCGCCGCATCTGCCGGCGAACGACGAAATAAGATAGCGTCACCCGCCGGCTTGACCGGCGGATCCAGCAGGAAGCGGCGCAACCACGGGCGTCGGAGCTGCATGCACCCTCGGCCGGGTTCGCCGCATCTGCCGGCGAACGACGCCGGAGGGGCGCGTCACCCGCCTCTGCGAACCTCCAATTGTCACCCGCCGCTGCGTTCGCCCCCAAGGGAAAACTGACCACCGATGACCGATGACCGAAGGCCGATGACCGGTCACCCCCCGAAGCGGGGAAGGCGGCAGGCGGCGTCGTATTCCGCCTCGAGCCGCGCGACGAGGTCCGCGACGGGCGGAATGTCGTGGATGGTGGCGACCCCCTGGCCGGCCGACCAGATGTGCTTCCAGGCCTTGGCCTCGCCCTCGACGGTCGCTTCCGCCTCGGCCGCGCGGCGGGTGAGATCCATGTCCACCTTCTTCTTCGGCCCCGGCTCCTCGACCCGGATGCCCGCGCGCGCGAGCGAGGGGCGCAGGAAATTGCCGAAGATGCCGGAGACCTTGTCGGTATAGACGATGTCCTCGGCCCGCGCCTCGACCAGCATCCGCTTGTAGCCGGGATCGGCCAGCGATTCGGCGGTGGCGATGAAGCGCGTGCCGAGATAGGCCAGATCCGCCCCCAGCACCTCGGCCGCGCGCACCCCGCGCCCGTCCGAGATGCAGCCGGCGAGCAGGATCGTGCCGTCGAAGATCTCGCGCACCTCGCCCACCAGCGCGAAGGGATTGATCCGCCCCGCATGGCCGCCGGCGCCCGCCGCCACCAGGATCAGCCCGTCGACACCCGCCTCGATCGCCTTCTGCGCATGGTAGAGATTGGTGACGTCGTGCCAGACGATGCCGCCGTAGGCGTGCACCTTCTCCGCGATGTCGCCCGGATGGCCGACGGAGGTGATCACGATCGGCACGCGGTGGCGGACGACGAGCTCCGTGTCCTCGGCCAGCCGCGAGTTCGAGCGGTGGACGATGAGGTTGACGCCGTAGGGCGCGTCCGAATCCGTCAACGCACCCGTGATCCGTTGCAGCCAGGCATCGAGCTGCGCGATGGGCCGGGCGTTGAGGGCGGGGAAGGTGCCCACCACGCCGGCACGGCAGGCCGCGATCACAAGCTCCGGTCCCGAAACCAGGAACATCGGTGCGGCCACCACCGGCAGCTTCAGGCGGCGCGCGAGATCATCGGGCAGCGGCATCGGGCGTCTCCTCCTCGACAGGTGATGAAACCCCGCCCTTGCGGCGGGCGCGTCGCCCCCCTCTTAGGCCGCTGGCGGCGCCCTGCGCAGCTCCACCAACCGTGGGGTCCGGACGGCCCTTGCCTTACGGCCAGGCGGCGAGCGGCGGCAGCGACATCAGGATCGCCTCGGTGTTGCCGCCGGTCATGAGGCCGAAGCGGGTGCCGCGGTCGTAGAGCAGGTTGAACTCCACATAGCGGCCGCGCTTGACCAGCAGCTTCTCGCGCTCTTCCTCGCTCCAGGGCCGATGCATGCGCTCGCGCACGATCGGCAGGAAGGCGTCGAGGAAGGCGCGGCCGACATCGCGGGTGAAGGCGAAATCCGCCTCCCAGTCGCCCGAATCCAGATAGTCGTAGAAGATGCCGCCCGCCCCGCGCGGCTCGTCGCGGTGGGGAAGGAAGAAGTATTCGTCGCACCAGGCCTTGAAGCGGTCGTAATAGCCCGGATCGTGGCGGTCGCAGGCGGCCTTGAGCGCCGCGTGGAAATGCTGGACGGCGTCCGGCATCTCGAGCGCCGGGGTGAGATCCGCGCCGCCCCCGAACCAGCCCTTCGTCGTCACGATCATGCGCGTGTTCATGTGCACCGCCGGCACATGGGGGTTCATCATGTGGGCGACGAGCGAGATCCCGGAGGCCCAGAAGCGCGGGTCCTCCTCGGCGCCCGGGATCTGCTTGTTGAAGGGCTCCTTGAAGCGGCCGTAGACGGTGGAGATGTTCACGCCCACCTTCTCGAACACCCGCCCGCGCATGATGGACATTTCGCCGCCGCCGCCCCTGCCGTCGGGCATGGCGGGATCCGGGCGCGTCCAGCGTTTGCGCATGAAGCGGCCCGGTTCCTGCTCGGCGCCCGGGCCCTCGTAGAGATCCTCGATCTTCTCGAAGGCGGCGCAGATCTCGTCGCGCAGCGCCTCGAACCAGGTGGCCGCGCGCGTCTTGCGGTCGTCCCAGATGTCCACTCCGTCCTCCCAGTCAGCATTCTTCCAGTCGATGGCCGTCATCGTCCCGCTTCCCGCCCGGACCCTTGGGAAAGCCGGCAAGCTGGCGCAGCGCCTCGCCGAGCACCATCGCGCCCGCCACCGCCTGATTGAGCGAGCGGCAGCCCGGGGCGAGCGGGATGCGCACGCGCTCGTCCGCCTGGCGGTGGACCTCCTCCGGCACGCCGGCCGATTCTCGGCCCAAGAGCAGGACGTCGCCTTTGAGATAGATCAAATCCGTATACGCAGTCCCGGCGCGGGTGGTGAGCAGGACGATGCGCCGGCCCTCCTCATGCGCCCAGGCGCGAAAGGCCGCCCAGTCCTCATGGTGGATGCGGCAGGCGCGGGGCAGATAGTCGAGGCCCGCGCGGCGCAGCCTGCGATCCGAGAACACGAAACCGGCCGGCTCGACGATGTGCAGCGGAACCCCCAGACAGGCGCCCAGCCTCAGGAGCGTGCCGGTGTTCTGCGGGATGTCCGGCTCATAGAGCGCGAGCGCCAGCCGCGCGGGGTTTTCCGCCCGGCCGGATTTCACCTGTGCGCCATCACCCGGCATCTCAATCCCCGTGATCCCCGCCCGCCGGCCTGCGCGGCGGCGATGCCCGCATCCTCCGGCCCCGGTCCGGACCCGGCACCCATGACGGGCCGCGCCCCGCGCCCTTGCCACGGGAGGCCGCCCCGTGCAAGCCGCCGGGCGCGTCACGGATTTCTTGTAAGGCTACCTTGCATTATGTGTCGCCCTCGGCGTAGAATCACGGCGTGAACCCCCTGCGTGCGGAAATGGGCGACGCAGCCATGACACCCACGAGCGAGTCGATCGAAACCCTGGGCTGGCCGCTGGCCTTCGTCCTCCGGTCCGACCGCATCCCGCCGCCGGCGCGGGCGCCGCAGACGGAAGACGGTACGCGCAGGGTGCGCGTGCTGGGACGGGCGCTTGCCGGCATGCAGAAGCACGCCCTGGTGGACACGGGCGAGGGGGCCGCCTGGTCCTTTTTCTGCGACGAAGGCCCCTATCTCGACGGCACGGATCTCGCGCCCTTTCCACTCGCCTTCTTTGCCGCCGGCGGCGCGCTCAGCCTCGCCCGGGCGCTGATGGACCGCCTGGCGGCCGAAGGCATCGCCGCGGACATCCTGAAGGAACCGGCGGTCGACTAACTCTCCAGCATGGAAGGCTCGGCGATCCGGGGCAGCATGCGGGCCGGCGCTCTTGATCCGGTCGTGCGCGTGACCGGCGCGCCGGGCAGCGGACCTGAAGATCTGCGCGGCCCTCTGGTCGAGGCGCTGCTGGCCAGCCCGATCGGGGCGCTCTGGCGCGAGGTGCATGCGAGCCGCTTCTCGGCCAGCCTCAACGGCAGCCCCGTCCCGAGCCGGGCGGAAGCCTCGGCAGGCGAGGCGGCAGGCGACGATCCGGCAGCGCTGCTTGCCCGCATCACGCCTCCGCCGGCCGGGCCGGATGAACCCGTCATCGCCAAGCTGGCGGCGGCCGAGAAACTCTTCGGCGTAGAGGGCGGGGCGGGAACCAGTCTGGCGGCCGAACAGAAGCGGCAGCTGCATGTGCGGGCGATCCTGGTCCCCGGCGCGGACGGTCTGGCGACGGTCCGCACCCAGCTGTTCAAGCCCATCGGCAGCGTCTTCGCCTTCCGCGGCCGGATCGGTCCACACGCAGGCGCGGATGCCGCACCGGACGACCTTGCGTATCTGGCGGCCGGCGTCGCCTTCTGCTTTCTCACCCGGATCGGCCGCTATGCCCGGATCGTGAAGCTGCCGCTCGAGCACTATGCCGTCACCCAGGACATGCCCTGGCAGCCGGCGGATCCGGCGCACCGGCGGCCGGCGGCCGCCGCCCCGGTCCGCACCCGTGTGGTGCTCGAAGGCCCGCTCGATGAGGAGAAGGCGCGCCGGATCGTGCGGATGGGCGAGCAGACCTGCTTTCTGCACGCGGCCTGCCGGACGCCGCTCAAGCCCCGGCTCTCGGTCCGGGAGGCCCCGGCCTGAACGACCGGCGACCCCCGGAATCGCCGGCGGATCAGGCGATGCGCCGGCAGACGTTGCGCCACTCGGCGTAGAAGTGGAGCGAGTGGGCACCGCCCTCGCGGCCGATTCCCGAGGCCTTCATGCCGCCGAAGGCCGTGCGCAGATCCCGCACGCCCCAGCAGTTGACCCACACCACCCCGGCCTCCAGCCGGGCCGCCACCCGCTCGGCCCGCACGCCGTCGCGACTCCAGACGCTGGCCGTCAGCCCGAAGCGGCTGTCGTTGGCGCGGGCGACCGCTTCCTCCTCGTCGTCGAATGGCGACAGGTGCACGACGGGCCCGAAGATCTCCTCGCGCAGAACGGGGTGATCGTCAGCGAGTCCCGTGAGCACCGTGGGCGCGAACCAGTAGCCCTTGTCGAAGGGATGCGGCGCCTCGGCGGGCCCGCCACCGGCGAGCAGCTCGGCCCCCGCCGCGCGCGCCTCATCGACGAAGCGGGCCACCTTGTCGCGGTGCGCGGCGCTGATGAGCGGCATCAGCCGCGTGGCCTGGTCGCGGGGATCTCCCGGAAGCATCGCCCGCGCCCGGCGGACGAGCGCATCGGCGAAAGCGCCGAAGGCGGGGCGTTCCACATAGATGCGCTCGTTGCCCACGCACAGCTGCCCGCAGTTGGCGAAGGCGGAGGCGGCGACCTCTCCGGCCGCCGCTTCGATATCCGCATCCGCGAAGACGATTCCCGGATTCTTGCCGCCGAGCTCGAGCGAGACATCCTTCAGCCCCGCCGCGGCCGCCGCCATGATCCGCACGCCGGTGGCGCTTTCGCCGGTGAAGGAGACGGCATCCACCCCTTCCGATTCCACTAGCCAGGCGCCGGCGGCATCCGGCCCGAAACCGTTGACGATGTTGACGAGTCCGTCCGGCACGCCGGCGGCCTTCATGATTTCGGCCAGGCACAGCGCGCTCGCGGGGGTTTCCTCGGAAGGTTTGATCACCACCGCATTGCCGCAGGCGAGCGCCGGCGCGAGCTTCCAGGCCAGCAGGATGAGCGGCAGGTTCCAGGGCAGGATCAGCGCGATCACGCCCTTCGGCACCGGGTGCAGCGTGTTGAGGGCGCGCCCGCCCGCGGGCAGTTCCGTCTCGAAGGCCTCCAGCGGCCAGACCCGGATCAGGCGGGCGAACAGCCGGAACTGCTCGATCGCGCGCGGCACCTCCTGAAAGCGCACCTGCGCCCAGGGCTTGCCGGTATCGCGCATCTCGTCCTCGGCCAGCAGATCGGCGGCGCCGTCCATGGCATCGGCGATGCGCTCCAGCATCCGCGCGCGTTCCTCGACGCTGCGTGCGCGATGGGCGGAAAAGGCCTTGCGCGCGGCCGCCACCGCTTCCTCCACGAGCGCCCGGTCCGCCGCATGGACCTCGGCCCAGGGCTCGCCGCGGGCCGGGTCGAAATCGGGAAAGCGGTCCGCGCCCTTCAGCCGCTCCTTTCCCGCGATCCACTGGCCGATGATGCCGTTGCGGGTCATGGCTGTGCCTCCCGTTCCGTCCTTCCGGGCTCATTGCAGAAGCCGCGGCAGCAGGGTCGCAAGACCGGGCCAGAGAACGATGATGCCCAGTCGCAGCGCGTCGGCGGCAAGATAGGGGGCCGCGGCGCGAAAGACGGCCGCAGCCGGTGCGGCGGCCCCGGCGCCGGCGGTGAACACCGCCAGCCCCATGGGCGGCGTAAGCAGGCCGGTGGCGGCGACCGAGGCGAGCGCCGCCCCCCACCACAGCGGCGAGTATCCCAGCGCCTCGACGACGGGCAGCGACAGCGGCAGGGTCGCCACGATCAGCGCGATCGGCTCCAGCACCATCCCCAGCAGGAGATAGGCCGCCAGCAGCACCACAACGACGGCGACAGGAGGCCAGTCCCGCCCCGCGACGGCCGCCAGCACCTGCTCGGGCAGACCCGAGAGCGCGAGATAGGTGGAGAAGACGAAGGCCCCGAGCAGCACCGTGAGAATGGCCGCGATTTCGGCACCCGCCGCGGCCGCCTCCACGCTCCACCCGCCCCGGCGGGCGAGATCCCGGAACCACCAGCAGCAGGCCAGAAACGCACCGAGGGCGGCAACCTCGAGCGCCGTCATCCATCCGCCGTACAGCAGGCCGAACACGAGAAGGAACAGGCCGAAGAAGACCGCCGTCGCCGTCGGCTCTCCGTGGACGGACCTCCCCGCCGGTTCATCGCCGCGGCGGCGGGGTGCGGGCCGGGGCGTCGCGAAATGGGCGGCAAGAGCCGCGAGGAGAGTCCCGAGAACGCCCGCGGGCAGGGCGGCGAGGAACACCTCGCGCACGGGCAGCTGGGCGAAGGCGGCATAGAACACGAGAACGAGCGATGGCGGAATCAGCGTGCTGAGCGAGGCGCCGGCGGCAACCAGCGCCGCCGCGCCCGCTTCCGGCAGCCCGGCGGCGATCAGGGCCTCGCGCGCCATCTGGCGCAGCGCGCCGACGCTGGCCAGCACCGAGCCGGATACCGCCCCGAGCAGCCCGGCGAAGATCGCGGTGATGACCGCGAGCCGCCGCGGGCGGCTGCCCCCCGCGGCAGCGATGCCGGCGAACGCGCGGGCGGCAAGCCCCGAGCGGGCGAGCGCGGTCGCCATCAGCAGGAAGAAGGCGGCCATCCACATCGGCTCGCGCGCAAGCACGCCGGCCGTCTCGGCGCCGAGCACGGCGAAGGCGGCCGCGGGCGAAGCCGTGTGCCAGGCGA from Rhodothalassiaceae bacterium harbors:
- a CDS encoding saccharopine dehydrogenase — encoded protein: MAKADRLPVLLLGAGKIGEMIAALLHHAGDYDLLVADRDAEALARVRDIVPVATRVIDAGDHGELLKAMEGRFAVLSAMPYFLNPGIGAAAKEAGVHYLDLTEDVASTRAIKAMADGAKTAFIPQCGLAPGFISIVAYDMTKRFEDLHAVHMRVGALPKYPTNALKYNLTWSTDGLINEYCNPCEAVVGGKLKEVPPLEEVEHFSLDGVTYEAFNTSGGLGTLAETLAGRVQYLNYRTVRYPGHRDLVKMLLHDLRLAERRDLLKDIFEHAIPMTTQDVVLIFVTVSGHREGRFLQESYAHKIYAEELFGRRWSAIQITTAAGITAVLDLLREGRIPDRSFVRQEDIALDAFLANRFGRFYARRPGSDAPRVESRLAG
- a CDS encoding acetolactate synthase II large subunit, yielding MQADARAADVILDILAAAGVRHVFGVPGESYLALLDAFVGRRDIAFVTCRHEAAAANMAEAAGKLTGRPGVVAVTRGPGATQASVGLHTAFQDSTPLVCLVGQVARGMRDREAFQEIEYRRFFAELTKWTGEVQDPARMAEYAARAVATALAGRQGPVALALPEDILAAPAPRLGLPPLGPVQAAPDPAVVADVARMLGEAERPLVLVGGGPWQEEEARAFASACAQAAIPVAASFRAQSLIDNESPAYAGHLGIGANPALVERLRAADLVVAIGPRLGEMTTDRYGRITPPVPEVRLVHVHAGAEELGRVYRPEVAVNAAPGRFAAALAEALDPAGAGRRRAWFEAARADELAWRAPIPNPGRVQVADFYAALRRRLPEEAIITNGAGNYAAFLHRFFVYRGFRTQIAPTSGAMGYGVPAGIAAALTRPDRPVVAVAGDGCFMMAAAELATAAAAGANVLFVVANNGMYGTIRMHQERDFPGRVSGTGLRNPDFVALAASFGIEAWRIASDDERERVLDAALAADGPRLIELMVDPRAIAPGRTLG
- a CDS encoding aldehyde dehydrogenase, whose translation is MTVDQVLESLGLDPQALNTGDRPVRSPIDGRVFAHVADDTAETLDARIARAAEAFRAWRMVPAPRRGELIRIFGNVLRAHKEALGRLVTIECGKILEEGRGEVQEMIDICDFAVGLSRQLYGLTIASERPHHAMREIWHPLGPIGVISAFNFPVAVWAWNFAIAIVCGDPVVWKPSEKTPVTALACRRLFEKALAEYGEAPEGLMEVVIGGREIGERLADDPRLPLISATGSCRMGRAVGPRVAARMGRALLELGGNNAIIVAPSADLDLAVRAITFGAVGTAGQRCTTTRRLIVHESVHDALLARLKKAYESISIGNPLEGHLVGPLIDRAAYEAMEAALDRARAEGGVVFGGGRVLADQYPEAYYVRPAIVEMPEQKGIMLEETFAPILYVVRYRELEEAIALNNAAAQGLSSAIFTNDLREAELFVSPIGSDCGIANVNIGTSGAEIGGAFGGEKETGGGRESGSDAWKAYMRRMTTTVNYGRDLPLAQGIRFEV
- the hemF gene encoding oxygen-dependent coproporphyrinogen-III oxidase; its protein translation is MTAIDWKNADWEDGVDIWDDRKTRAATWFEALRDEICAAFEKIEDLYEGPGAEQEPGRFMRKRWTRPDPAMPDGRGGGGEMSIMRGRVFEKVGVNISTVYGRFKEPFNKQIPGAEEDPRFWASGISLVAHMMNPHVPAVHMNTRMIVTTKGWFGGGADLTPALEMPDAVQHFHAALKAACDRHDPGYYDRFKAWCDEYFFLPHRDEPRGAGGIFYDYLDSGDWEADFAFTRDVGRAFLDAFLPIVRERMHRPWSEEEREKLLVKRGRYVEFNLLYDRGTRFGLMTGGNTEAILMSLPPLAAWP
- the trmL gene encoding tRNA (cytidine(34)-2'-O)-methyltransferase, with the translated sequence MPGDGAQVKSGRAENPARLALALYEPDIPQNTGTLLRLGACLGVPLHIVEPAGFVFSDRRLRRAGLDYLPRACRIHHEDWAAFRAWAHEEGRRIVLLTTRAGTAYTDLIYLKGDVLLLGRESAGVPEEVHRQADERVRIPLAPGCRSLNQAVAGAMVLGEALRQLAGFPKGPGGKRDDDGHRLEEC
- a CDS encoding aldehyde dehydrogenase encodes the protein MTRNGIIGQWIAGKERLKGADRFPDFDPARGEPWAEVHAADRALVEEAVAAARKAFSAHRARSVEERARMLERIADAMDGAADLLAEDEMRDTGKPWAQVRFQEVPRAIEQFRLFARLIRVWPLEAFETELPAGGRALNTLHPVPKGVIALILPWNLPLILLAWKLAPALACGNAVVIKPSEETPASALCLAEIMKAAGVPDGLVNIVNGFGPDAAGAWLVESEGVDAVSFTGESATGVRIMAAAAAGLKDVSLELGGKNPGIVFADADIEAAAGEVAASAFANCGQLCVGNERIYVERPAFGAFADALVRRARAMLPGDPRDQATRLMPLISAAHRDKVARFVDEARAAGAELLAGGGPAEAPHPFDKGYWFAPTVLTGLADDHPVLREEIFGPVVHLSPFDDEEEAVARANDSRFGLTASVWSRDGVRAERVAARLEAGVVWVNCWGVRDLRTAFGGMKASGIGREGGAHSLHFYAEWRNVCRRIA
- a CDS encoding C4-dicarboxylate ABC transporter permease, translated to MTDSAVDLVVVAAALLAIWRGLAVGVALALSGLIGIAWHTASPAAAFAVLGAETAGVLAREPMWMAAFFLLMATALARSGLAARAFAGIAAAGGSRPRRLAVITAIFAGLLGAVSGSVLASVGALRQMAREALIAAGLPEAGAAALVAAGASLSTLIPPSLVLVFYAAFAQLPVREVFLAALPAGVLGTLLAALAAHFATPRPAPRRRGDEPAGRSVHGEPTATAVFFGLFLLVFGLLYGGWMTALEVAALGAFLACCWWFRDLARRGGWSVEAAAAGAEIAAILTVLLGAFVFSTYLALSGLPEQVLAAVAGRDWPPVAVVVVLLAAYLLLGMVLEPIALIVATLPLSLPVVEALGYSPLWWGAALASVAATGLLTPPMGLAVFTAGAGAAAPAAAVFRAAAPYLAADALRLGIIVLWPGLATLLPRLLQ